From Orcinus orca chromosome 3, mOrcOrc1.1, whole genome shotgun sequence, a single genomic window includes:
- the LOC125960264 gene encoding LOW QUALITY PROTEIN: poly(A) polymerase alpha-like (The sequence of the model RefSeq protein was modified relative to this genomic sequence to represent the inferred CDS: deleted 2 bases in 1 codon; substituted 2 bases at 2 genomic stop codons) — MPVPVTTQGSLQTQPPQKHCGITSPISLAAPKETDSLLTQKLFETLKPSSVFEEEEELSFXRKRTLILGKLNNLVKEWIXEISESKTLPRSVVEKVGGKIFTFGSYRLGVHTEGADIVALCVAPRHVDRSDFFTSFYKLKLQEEVQDLRAVEEALVPVIKLCFDGIEIDILFARLSLQTIPEDLDLRDDSLLKNLDLRCIGSLNGCRVTDEILHLVPNIDNFRLTLRAIKLWAKCHNIYSNILGFLSGVSWAMLVARTCQLYPNAIASTLVHKLFLIFSKWEWPNPVLLKQPEECSLNLPVWDPRVNPSDRYHLLPIITPPYPQQNSTYNVCVSTRMVMVEEFKQDLAITD; from the exons ATGCCAGTTCCAGTTACAACGCAGGGATCACTGCAAACACAGCCGCCACAGAAGCACTGTGGCATTACCTCTCCCATCAGCTTAGCAGCCCCCAAGGAGACTGACTCCCTACTTACACAGAAACTGTTTGAGACTCTGAAGCCCTCTAGCGTttttgaagaggaagaggagCTTTCTTTTTGA AGGAAGAGGACTTTAATTTTGGGAAAATTAAATAACCTGGTAAAAGAGTGGATATGAGAAATCAGTGAAAGCAAGACTCTTCCACGATCTGTAGTTGAAAAGGTTGGTGGaaaaatttttacatttggaTCTTATAGATTAGGAGTACATACAGAAGGTGCCGATATTGTTGCATTGTGTGTTGCACCAAGACATGTTGATCGAAGTGACTTTTTCACCTCATTCTATAAGTTGAAATTACAGGAAGAAGTACAAGATTTAAGAGCTGTTGAAGAGGCACTTGTACCAGTTATCAAACTGTGTTTTGATGGGATAGAGATTGATATTTTGTTTGCAAGATTATCACTGCAGACTATTCCAGAAGACTTGGACTTAAGAGATGACAGTCTGCTTAAAAATTTAGATCTAAGATGCATAGGGAGTCTTAACGGTTGCAGGGTAACCGATGAAATTTTGCATCTAGTACCAAACATTGACAACTTCAGGTTAACCCTGAGAGCTATCAAACTGTGGGCCAAATGCCACAACATCTATTCCAATATATTAGGTTTCCTCAGTGGTGTTTCCTGGGCTATGCTAGTAGCAAGAACTTGCCAGCTTTATCCAAATGCAATAGCATCAACTCTTGTACATAAacttttcttgatattttctaaATGGGAATGGCCAAATCCAGTCCTATTGAAACAGCCTGAAGAATGCAGTCTTAATTTGCCTGTATGGGACCCAAGGGTAAATCCCAGTGATAGGTACCATCTTCTGCCTATAATTACACCACCATACCCACAACAGAACTCCACGTACAATGTATGCGTTTCAACACGGATGGTCATGGTTGAGGAATTTAAACAAGATCTTGCTATCACAGATTAA